CTGATCTCATTTGGGCCGTACTGTTCCAGTCGGCGAAGCGCTTCCTCCGAGCCAAGGCCGTTGCTATCGGCCTTCAGCTTTTCAAAAACTTCTTCAACGGGCAACTGGTACCAGTGTATCGGGTCCACCGTCATTGCGCTCCTTCTTGATCACTTATTCGATTCTATCAGGGAAGATAGCATTGCGCGCGGCTCACTCTTGGGTGACAGAAAGACAGTTGGCTACTGTAACACTAAAGTGCTATGAATATCGGGAATCAAGGTCCGAGGGTAATCCCTGCGTCTCACTCACGGGTGTCTTTGTGCTATTCTCTCCCATGATAACACATCGATATCGCATTCCGGCGGCTTTTGCCCGAAAACAAATCCCGGAATAAGTGTGGTCCCAATGGCATAGATGATCAGACCGCCAAAGATGGTCATTGAAATATCGAAGCGTTCGCGGAGAATGGCAGCAAGCACCAGTGTGAATACCAGCGTGGGAAGAAGAGGGACAGCAACCCTCATTCCCCGCCGCCATCTTTCTCCGAGAACATGATGCCGATGCATCAAGGAAATCCCGATCCGCAGCGGTACAGCCAATGTGATAAAAGCTAGGCCTAATAGAATTCCTTCAGCGCCAAACGCTTCTCTTGGAATCTCAAGGCCCGCATGAAAAAAGTAGAAGGGCACGAAGAACGAAGCGAATACCTGAACCGCCTGGAACATCCGCTCTGAAGACAGATCAAGCATGTGGTGCTGGAAGCGCTGTGCTGCTATGCCCACTAGAAAAGCGCCTACGAGATAATACACACCCAATTCCCGCGTGACATAGGCGCAGACAATGGCGACCATCAGCAAAAAAGCATATTCGGAGTTCGGGGCTAGCGGTGCGATATGCGCCGAGAAAAACCGGAACACCAGAGGTAAAAGAATTACCATGGCAATGAGGGCTGCGCCGGATGCGGTGAGCTCCACAGCTGAGGTTGACTTGAGCGTCACAAAAAGGACGCTGAGGGCAATGACTTCAGTCGATATGGCTTTGGCCTTGATCCAGAGCTTCTCTTCTTCTGCTGCGCCAAGGGAATCCATGGTTTCCAGTATGAATCCGGTTGAAGGGGTGAGCAGAGCCAGACCGATAAGCACAGACGCTCGCCATTCTACATCCAGGAGGACCATGGCAGCGAAACTGACCACTACGAGAGCCGCGATCCCGATGGCTGAGT
Above is a window of Dehalococcoidia bacterium DNA encoding:
- a CDS encoding cation:proton antiporter; protein product: MEIELGYIALLFGLLIVPKVLGRFKVPPPIIALSFGIACGMGLDVFIGDETINLLATFGIAALFLFAGLEVDGEMLLRNSRALIVHSAIGIAALVVVSFAAMVLLDVEWRASVLIGLALLTPSTGFILETMDSLGAAEEEKLWIKAKAISTEVIALSVLFVTLKSTSAVELTASGAALIAMVILLPLVFRFFSAHIAPLAPNSEYAFLLMVAIVCAYVTRELGVYYLVGAFLVGIAAQRFQHHMLDLSSERMFQAVQVFASFFVPFYFFHAGLEIPREAFGAEGILLGLAFITLAVPLRIGISLMHRHHVLGERWRRGMRVAVPLLPTLVFTLVLAAILRERFDISMTIFGGLIIYAIGTTLIPGFVFGQKPPECDIDVLSWERIAQRHP